In Dendropsophus ebraccatus isolate aDenEbr1 chromosome 13, aDenEbr1.pat, whole genome shotgun sequence, the sequence AAggttctagagatgagtgaaccgggttcgagtcataccaaacccgaacgttcggtatttgataagcgggggctgcttaacttggataaagctttaaggttgtctggaaaacatggatacagccagtgactatatccatgttttccacatagccttagggctttatcccacttcagcagccaccgctaatcaaatgccgaaagttcgggttcagatggactcaatcatgctccaggttcgctcatctctaaaaggtttccttaaaaaaaactatattcaGATGTTACAATTTTACTAATACTTTGTTATAGCCACATTTTTTCTTCCACACAAACACAAGGAAAGCATgtatttaataaagtttattccaACAGCATATTTCACAAATGAAACACTTTAAAGGAGTGGGGTGATGGGGTAGAcagtacagctatatacagcagtGAACATGAGACATTGCCTCATGCCAAAACTTAGGGAAAAAGATACATTTACACAATTCTGTACAGTTTAGATGAGCAGGTGATGTTTATCAAAAGGCGAGTTGAGAATCTAATGTGCAGTGGTCCACATGTATAAAAAGTCTGCATTTCTATGGTCCTGCTTCCTCATCTGATACTTACCAAGATTTAGCAAGTATACACACTTCACCAAAATTACGGGAAgggggaattaaaaaaaacaactgttcaGTTTCTGCTATCGACAGACCGAGATCTCGACCTAGATCTCTGATGATCGGCAGACGCTGGGGACTTTGATGGGCTTCTAGATGCAGCTTTTTGGGATTTTTCTTGAACAGGGGACCTACTCACAGATCGGGATTTACTACGGTTACTGCGGGGAGTGCGGCTACGGCTACGAGAGCGGCTGTAGGACTTCCTGCTCCTGGAGCGAGAACGGCTGCGAGACCTGGATGAGCTCCTGCTGCGGGAACGGGACCTGCTCCTTGACCTGCtaataaagggggaaaaaaaaaacagttcaggGTAAACCACGGTTCAGCAAACAAGCATTTATTTTCCTGTTTAGACTGTAAAACTATACACCCTCCCTATAAAGATGGTCCACAAACCTGTGCCTTTTGTTTCCTTCAATCAGCTTGATTTTTCTTCCATTGATCTCCTTGCCGGATAGTTTATCAATAGCGTTCTTTAGATCGCTGTAAGATGCAAACTCAACCaccctggggggaaaaaaaaaaaagtcatcactACATGATCTACCACTCGCATCTGAGGACAACCACACACGCCCCCTACTTACCCTTCATTTAGTTTTGGTCTATGCGCATCAGCAAACGTAACTTCGCCAGCTTGTCTCATTAAGTCTTTCAGATCCTAATGTAAGATTGAATTTCATTAGTATAAAGACTGATAGGAATGAACTAAAAACACTGAAAAGAAGTTTTACGGTGTTAGGCCTGGAATCTGACATTGTACTTTTACCACTCTTGAGATAAAGAACAGCAAAATCTACAATAGGGCACAAAATAATTGAATAGTCTTCTGAAGTAAGAAAACTAGCGTATAGTAGAAAAGGTGTTAAATTATAATAATGTTCTAAAAATTAGTATTTAATAAAAGCCATTTATTTGGTGCCCGTGATGTCATTAAAAATATAAGTTACTTTACCTTTAATAATAAATCCCTAGGCTAGTCAACCAGCAAACTGCATTAAGCGACTGGAGGAACCGTCACGAGACAAGCCCGACTGGCTCTTCACACCCACTTGAGGGCTAACCAATTGATGGAAGCTTTAATATGGTACGACCCTCCCCTATAAGAAGACTATGGACGATGGCCATCATTTTCTATTCTTGTGTCGTTACCAAGGACTTTATTGCGACCAGGGATTCCAACGACCACCTAATTGCGTATCTTTCAACTTTGCCACCACGACCTCCTATTCGGAATCTTTATAGGCAGAACATCTCTCAACTTAGGGACCAGATTTCGATTACTCTCAGGGGGTCGCTGCAACCTGGCACTTTTAAGGAAGTGCTCCAGTATGTCTAGACCAGCAACGGATCTAGGGAGCCAACAGGCACTGTAGGCGCTCGCTGGGCAAATTCAACCCGGCCCAATCAAAAGTGACCAACACAGAGCGATAACCAACAGACGCTCCTCGTCACAAGGCCAACGAGATACAGATAGGCTGGCAAATAAAGGGTTTAACATTTGGTTAAAATTAggttaaacaattaaaaaaaaaaaaaatttgaacataACAACATACCCAAATCCCAGTTATAAGAACTATACAACATTCAGTTGCCATAACGTGTATCTAAAGAGAGTACACCGGCAATGCTCTGGGGTACCCCCCATATAATAAGACAACAAACCTGCCAGCTGACGCGGGATGATAGATTCTCAACAATGAGACGATTTTCAGTCCTTATTGGTGGagcactagaaaaaaaaaaaaaaaaagacagtagaCTTAAGTATTCATACAGATTTGCCTTAATTACTGATTGAAGCAACACTAGAACAAACAACTTACCTTCTATCATTACGTGGACGGCGACTACTGAAACGATCAGAGTATCTTCCCCGGCCCATTCCTCTGccgccgccgccaccaccaccacctctggAACGAAGTCGTGCATGCTCAATGGTAACCCTGAAAAAGCAGCAACAAAAGACCATTAAATACTATACCACCTAACAAGAGGAAGGCAGCAGGGATGTGGGGACACTAAAATCTATACCTTTCACTGCACAGCTCTTTCCCATCAAGCTCGTAAACTGCATCATCTGCGTCTCTTGGATCCTCAAA encodes:
- the SRSF5 gene encoding serine/arginine-rich splicing factor 5 isoform X1, which translates into the protein MSGCRVFIGRLNPAAREKDVERFFKGYGRIRDIDLKRGFGFVEFEDPRDADDAVYELDGKELCSERVTIEHARLRSRGGGGGGGGRGMGRGRYSDRFSSRRPRNDRSAPPIRTENRLIVENLSSRVSWQDLKDLMRQAGEVTFADAHRPKLNEGVVEFASYSDLKNAIDKLSGKEINGRKIKLIEGNKRHSRSRSRSRSRSRSSSRSRSRSRSRSRKSYSRSRSRSRTPRSNRSKSRSVSRSPVQEKSQKAASRSPSKSPASADHQRSRSRSRSVDSRN
- the SRSF5 gene encoding serine/arginine-rich splicing factor 5 isoform X2 — translated: MSGCRVFIGRLNPAAREKDVERFFKGYGRIRDIDLKRGFGFVEFEDPRDADDAVYELDGKELCSERVTIEHARLRSRGGGGGGGGRGMGRGRYSDRFSSRRPRNDRSAPPIRTENRLIVENLSSRVSWQPICISLAL